From a single Rutidosis leptorrhynchoides isolate AG116_Rl617_1_P2 chromosome 5, CSIRO_AGI_Rlap_v1, whole genome shotgun sequence genomic region:
- the LOC139847299 gene encoding STOREKEEPER protein-like yields MSKKPSTPLEDPPSASSDESETDDDDDVQQEEEIITQQTIQQSSESDGSGSESESDSEEEQTPNPTPLKTSQTQTQTQNPNSKQSESSSDSESESESESTETPKTKTLTITPTKSSSIYEFESDSASPSASDFAIKPSKKISSFEPSEKKPTLKRCALASDVKDNKKKAKIINGDTEDGRKSAIKRVWSEEDEIMLLKGFLDYQKDNGCSPLSDMDGFHRYLMDFVPGNATKSQLYEKVRRLKKKFRVNSEKVGPNGEDPTFVKPHEGQMFKLMKKIWGVDGCETVGNVGGSNAKSRVKQSTAKAPKVKVAKVKPKPRMEVEMDDVADDVADDVVDDAKVGKVEDFETLYPYWYAGLKSEVLTSVSFPSGIVELVKESFNAIGEEKAKEMDEKWKVIFETEASLKKKRIAIMCDVMRPVL; encoded by the coding sequence ATGTCGAAGAAGCCTTCTACTCCACTCGAAGATCCTCCATCTGCTTCATCTGATGAAAGTgaaactgatgatgatgatgatgtacaacAAGAAGAAGAAATCATCACACAACAAACAATCCAACAATCATCTGAATCTGATGGATCCGGATCCGAATCCGAATCCGATTCTGAAGAAGAACAAACCCCTAACCCTACCCCTCTGAAAACCTCCCAAACCCAAacccaaacccaaaaccctaattcaaAACAATCTGAATCATCATCGGATTCTGAATCGGAATCTGAATCTGAGTCGACCGAAACCCCCAAAACTAAAACCCTAACGATAACCCCAACCAAATCTTCTTCAATTTATGAATTTGAATCTGATAGCGCATCACCATCTGCTTCGGATTTTGCAATTAAACCCTCGAAAAAAATTAGTTCTTTCGAACCCTCTGAGAAAAAGCCAACCCTAAAGCGCTGTGCTTTAGCTTCAGATGTTAAAGATAATAAGAAGAAAGCTAAGATTATTAATGGGGATACAGAGGATGGTAGGAAGTCTGCAATTAAAAGGGTTTGGAGTGAGGAAGATGAAATTATGTTATTAAAAGGGTTTCTTGATTACCAAAAGGATAATGGGTGTTCACCATTATCTGATATGGATGGTTTTCATCGATATTTGATGGATTTCGTACCTGGGAATGCAACAAAGAGTCAGTTGTATGAGAAAGTTAGGAGATTGAAGAAAAAGTTTCGGGTTAATTCGGAGAAAGTGGGTCCCAATGGTGAAGATCCTACATTTGTGAAGCCTCATGAGGGGCAAATGTTTAAGCTAATGAAGAAGATTTGGGGAGTTGATGGGTGTGAGACTGTTGGTAATGTGGGCGGGTCGAATGCGAAAAGTAGAGTTAAGCAGTCTACGGCTAAGGCTCCAAAAGTTAAGGTTGCGAAAGTGAAACCGAAACCTAGAATGGAAGTAGAAATGGATGATGTAGCTGATGACGTGGCAGATGATGTAGTGGATGATGCAAAGGTGGGTAAAGTTGAGGATTTTGAGACTTTGTATCCTTATTGGTATGCTGGGCTGAAATCGGAAGTTTTGACAAGTGTGAGTTTTCCTTCTGGTATTGTCGAATTGGTTAAGGAAAGTTTTAATGCGATTGGCGAAGAGAAAGCGAAAGAAATGGACGAGAAATGGAAAGTGATTTTTGAAACGGAGGCTTCGTTGAAAAAGAAGAGGATCGCGATCATGTGTGACGTAATGAGGCCCGTTCTTTAA